The following proteins are encoded in a genomic region of Tenacibaculum sp. 190524A05c:
- a CDS encoding energy transducer TonB, which produces MVKNTLLAILLICSVQSFAQSSKTCDKKEEAVLDLNSITKCSIEKADEKTKEAKVAVQVTSRRRVVRKRDEATGLMTNDYSHKLAKIKKKAEIVNSITVDKNTGMKVIPFNYVDEIPLFKNCEGVAAYKQEKCFKSELASHIKRHLRYPESSYDKGIQGRVFVHFIIDRDGNVDKMKIVSPYKGEELGKEAERIMKKLPKFKPGKQSGTPVTVKYGLPITFRIPGVKPTNIRKAPKKAVVNTVYDFKDVEKIPQFKACNVSGDTSIGCFNKNLVEHIQDNFAYPTEAIDKNIEGKVFVLFVVNAKGEVVNIEAKGPANGEVLEKAAKELVQKLPVFNAAEKSGKKVNTRYSFPVEFKLN; this is translated from the coding sequence ATGGTTAAAAATACTTTACTTGCAATCCTATTAATCTGTTCAGTACAGAGTTTTGCACAATCATCGAAAACATGTGATAAAAAAGAAGAGGCAGTTTTAGACTTAAATAGTATAACGAAATGCTCAATTGAAAAGGCAGACGAAAAAACTAAAGAAGCTAAAGTGGCTGTTCAAGTAACTTCAAGAAGAAGAGTAGTAAGAAAAAGAGATGAAGCTACAGGATTAATGACAAATGATTATTCACACAAATTAGCTAAGATTAAAAAGAAAGCTGAAATTGTGAATAGTATTACAGTAGATAAGAATACAGGAATGAAAGTAATTCCTTTTAATTACGTAGATGAGATTCCATTATTCAAAAATTGTGAAGGTGTTGCTGCATATAAGCAAGAAAAGTGTTTTAAGTCAGAATTAGCAAGCCATATCAAGAGACATTTAAGATATCCAGAGAGTTCTTATGATAAAGGAATTCAAGGAAGAGTATTTGTTCACTTTATCATCGACAGAGATGGTAATGTAGATAAAATGAAAATTGTATCTCCATATAAAGGAGAAGAGTTAGGTAAGGAAGCGGAAAGAATTATGAAGAAGTTACCTAAGTTTAAGCCAGGAAAGCAATCTGGAACTCCAGTAACTGTGAAGTATGGTTTACCAATTACGTTCAGAATTCCTGGTGTAAAGCCAACTAATATTAGAAAAGCTCCTAAAAAAGCAGTTGTGAACACTGTATATGATTTCAAAGATGTTGAGAAAATTCCTCAATTCAAAGCTTGTAATGTTTCAGGAGATACTTCTATAGGATGTTTTAACAAAAACTTAGTAGAGCATATTCAAGATAATTTTGCATATCCAACTGAAGCAATCGACAAGAATATAGAAGGAAAAGTATTTGTATTATTTGTTGTTAACGCTAAAGGAGAAGTTGTTAATATAGAAGCTAAGGGTCCAGCAAATGGAGAAGTGTTAGAAAAAGCAGCGAAAGAATTAGTACAAAAATTACCAGTATTTAATGCAGCAGAGAAGAGTGGTAAGAAGGTAAACACTAGATACTCATTCCCTGTAGAATTTAAATTAAATTAA
- a CDS encoding LysM peptidoglycan-binding domain-containing protein — translation MKKRFLLFSLFLSISIFSQEKKLPEGWDKILLEGKTAYMNLITGEVSETFPKKAAKKPEPVVEYDPTITHKVVKGETLSTIARKYEMSLAQLYRLNSLQDFDSIEIGDEIVIGYEDEKKKTSNNTLNRKETSIENVSKKKHIVQSGETLFSISRKYKTSIHSIRKTNNLESDNIFTGQVLKIK, via the coding sequence ATGAAAAAAAGATTTTTACTTTTTAGTTTATTTTTAAGTATATCTATATTCTCTCAAGAAAAGAAATTACCTGAAGGTTGGGATAAAATTTTACTGGAAGGTAAAACTGCCTACATGAATTTAATTACAGGAGAAGTATCTGAAACCTTTCCTAAAAAAGCAGCAAAAAAACCGGAGCCAGTTGTAGAGTATGATCCTACAATTACACATAAAGTTGTAAAAGGAGAAACATTAAGTACAATTGCTAGAAAATATGAAATGAGTTTGGCTCAACTCTACCGATTAAATAGTTTACAAGATTTTGATAGTATTGAAATCGGTGATGAAATAGTTATTGGTTATGAAGATGAAAAGAAAAAGACGTCAAATAATACATTGAATCGTAAAGAAACTTCTATTGAAAATGTTTCTAAAAAGAAGCATATAGTACAATCAGGAGAAACCTTATTTAGTATTTCAAGAAAATATAAAACTTCAATACACTCAATAAGAAAAACTAATAATTTAGAATCTGACAATATTTTTACCGGTCAAGTATTAAAAATTAAATAG
- a CDS encoding trimeric intracellular cation channel family protein: protein MDIVYVIDILGTFAFAISGALVASKKEFDLFGVIILAFVTAVGGGMLRDILIDAHPINWIGDLNYIYTILSAVVFTFLFKSKIAPLRKTFFLFDTIGISVFTLLGLQKGLSFNLPAIVAIIMGMVSAVFGGVIRDVLSREVPLIFKKEIYASACLSGGLIYLLLRQTPINDNLNFIISAIVIIVIRTVSVVYKLELPKIKDNVFSNK from the coding sequence ATGGACATAGTATATGTAATTGATATTCTAGGAACATTTGCTTTTGCTATTAGTGGAGCCTTAGTTGCATCCAAAAAAGAATTCGATCTTTTCGGTGTAATTATTCTCGCATTTGTTACAGCTGTAGGAGGAGGAATGTTGAGAGATATTCTTATCGATGCACATCCTATAAATTGGATTGGTGATTTAAATTATATCTATACCATTTTAAGTGCTGTTGTATTTACTTTCCTATTCAAGAGTAAAATTGCTCCATTAAGAAAAACCTTCTTTCTTTTTGACACCATTGGAATAAGTGTTTTTACACTTTTAGGATTACAAAAAGGGTTAAGTTTTAATTTACCTGCTATTGTTGCTATTATAATGGGAATGGTTTCTGCTGTGTTTGGTGGAGTGATAAGAGATGTTCTTTCAAGGGAAGTTCCATTAATATTTAAAAAGGAAATTTATGCTTCAGCTTGTTTGTCAGGTGGTTTGATATACTTATTGCTAAGACAAACTCCTATAAATGATAATTTGAACTTTATTATTTCTGCAATTGTAATCATAGTAATTAGAACCGTTTCTGTTGTTTACAAATTAGAATTACCAAAAATTAAAGATAATGTCTTTAGTAATAAATAA
- a CDS encoding DEAD/DEAH box helicase, with translation MSTFADLGVQKEYIKGLKELGIKTPTEIQEKTIPYLIDNKSDFIGLAQTGTGKTAAFGLPILHQINPNSDKIQALILSPTRELVQQIKKQLFKFTKYVDHKIFVEGVYGGEKIERQIKNLKRTTHIVVATPGRLIDLIERGEVDLKHIKTLVLDEADEMLSMGFKLEINRILKYTSGDRNTWLFSATMPDEIKRIVKNYMNINAKRVEINPASLVNENITHYYSVVTLANKTEEIISFLEGRDDERGIIFVRTKAGARKLTAELQKEGFTIGVLEGDMKQIERDKVMRAFKNQSLQYLVSTDVAARGIDVRNLNFVIHHQLPEQLEYYTHRSGRTARGGNRGISQAFVLSNEIENIHQIQKKLNIEFIKK, from the coding sequence ATGTCGACATTCGCAGATTTAGGTGTACAAAAAGAATATATTAAAGGATTAAAAGAATTAGGAATTAAAACTCCTACAGAGATTCAGGAAAAAACTATTCCTTATTTAATTGATAATAAAAGTGATTTTATTGGTTTAGCTCAAACTGGAACAGGAAAAACCGCTGCATTTGGTTTGCCTATATTACATCAAATAAATCCGAATTCGGATAAAATTCAAGCTTTAATATTATCTCCAACAAGAGAACTTGTTCAGCAAATTAAAAAGCAGCTATTTAAATTTACGAAATATGTAGATCATAAAATATTTGTAGAAGGTGTTTATGGTGGAGAAAAGATTGAAAGACAAATAAAGAATTTAAAGAGAACTACACACATTGTAGTAGCAACTCCAGGAAGATTGATTGATTTAATTGAGAGAGGAGAAGTGGATTTAAAACATATTAAGACACTTGTTCTGGATGAAGCTGACGAAATGTTAAGTATGGGTTTTAAACTAGAAATCAATCGAATTCTTAAATACACCTCTGGAGATAGAAACACTTGGTTGTTCTCAGCTACAATGCCTGACGAAATCAAAAGGATTGTGAAAAATTACATGAATATTAACGCAAAACGAGTAGAAATTAATCCTGCATCACTCGTAAATGAAAATATAACGCATTATTATTCAGTAGTTACATTAGCAAATAAAACGGAAGAAATTATCTCTTTTTTAGAAGGTAGAGATGATGAAAGAGGTATCATATTTGTAAGAACTAAAGCTGGAGCAAGAAAACTTACTGCTGAGTTACAAAAAGAAGGATTTACAATTGGGGTTCTAGAAGGTGACATGAAACAGATTGAACGTGATAAGGTAATGAGAGCTTTTAAAAATCAAAGTTTACAGTATCTAGTATCAACTGATGTTGCGGCTCGTGGAATTGATGTTCGAAACTTAAATTTTGTTATTCATCATCAATTGCCAGAACAATTAGAATATTATACTCATAGAAGTGGACGAACAGCCAGAGGTGGAAATAGAGGTATATCTCAAGCGTTTGTACTTTCAAATGAAATCGAAAATATTCATCAAATTCAGAAGAAACTAAATATCGAGTTTATTAAAAAATAG
- a CDS encoding thioesterase family protein produces the protein MNSNKIFTTQRTVLPEEIDELNHVNNVVYVQWVQDIAKMHWNKLIKNSTEKDFIWVVLRHEIDYKNQAKHNDVVTLKTWVGETEGVKSIRHVEVYKENTLLISAKTTWCLLNSKTFRPTRINENILKLLSPAE, from the coding sequence ATGAATTCAAATAAAATTTTTACTACTCAACGAACGGTTTTACCTGAAGAAATAGACGAGTTAAATCATGTTAACAACGTAGTTTATGTGCAATGGGTACAAGATATAGCTAAAATGCACTGGAATAAATTGATTAAAAATTCAACTGAGAAGGATTTTATTTGGGTGGTATTAAGACACGAAATTGATTATAAAAATCAAGCTAAACATAATGATGTAGTTACTTTAAAAACCTGGGTAGGAGAGACCGAAGGTGTAAAATCTATTCGTCATGTTGAAGTTTATAAAGAGAATACTTTATTAATTAGTGCAAAAACAACTTGGTGTTTATTGAACAGTAAAACTTTTCGTCCGACAAGAATTAATGAAAATATATTAAAATTACTTTCTCCAGCTGAATAA
- a CDS encoding MATE family efflux transporter, with product MNQIANELSTEKVSRLLLKQSIPASIGILVMSINMIVDTIFVGQWIGVLAIAAITVVLPIGFLISSIGMAIGIGGSSVISLALGADKVEKAKKVFGNQISLTTLSSVILVTLCLVFDEHVLRLFGANGNILEPALPYFRIIIIGVPFLAYAMMGNPIIRALGKPTYAMIALILPAVANIILDIIFIKVLGWGMFGAGLATSIAYAVCGLFILGFLLSKKSNLKIGLSYLKLEKSIVSEISSLGSITLVRQGTVSVLTIILNYSLFKYGNESSVAVFGIINRLMMFIFFPVFGIVQGFLPIAGYNYGAELYDRVKDVLNTANKYGTILCVFIFIAVYFLNYEMTAVFTNDEELLKQTPNAILTTLLATPFIAFQLVGASYFQAVGKAKPALILTLLRQSIFLIPFIIVLPMFFGLDGIWFSFPISDLLATVVTYVYVKKEISLLKN from the coding sequence ATGAATCAAATTGCCAATGAACTTTCTACAGAGAAAGTAAGCCGCTTACTTTTAAAACAATCAATTCCAGCTTCTATTGGAATACTTGTAATGTCTATCAACATGATTGTAGACACGATTTTCGTTGGTCAATGGATTGGTGTTTTAGCAATTGCTGCAATTACCGTGGTTCTACCTATTGGTTTTTTAATTTCATCAATTGGAATGGCCATTGGAATTGGTGGAAGTTCAGTGATTTCTTTAGCACTTGGAGCCGATAAAGTAGAAAAAGCAAAGAAGGTTTTTGGAAACCAAATTAGTTTAACCACCTTATCTTCTGTAATATTAGTTACGCTGTGTTTAGTATTTGACGAACATGTACTCCGCTTATTTGGAGCCAATGGTAATATTTTAGAACCTGCTTTACCTTATTTTAGAATAATTATTATTGGTGTACCGTTTTTAGCTTATGCAATGATGGGAAATCCTATTATTAGAGCATTAGGAAAACCAACTTATGCTATGATTGCATTAATTCTTCCTGCGGTTGCGAATATTATTCTAGACATAATATTTATTAAAGTGTTAGGTTGGGGAATGTTTGGAGCTGGATTAGCTACATCTATTGCTTATGCTGTTTGTGGATTATTTATTCTAGGATTTCTACTATCTAAAAAGAGTAATCTTAAAATAGGTTTAAGTTATTTAAAACTTGAAAAGAGTATTGTATCTGAGATCAGCTCATTAGGAAGTATTACTTTAGTACGACAAGGAACTGTAAGTGTATTAACAATCATTTTAAATTATTCATTATTTAAGTACGGAAATGAATCTTCTGTTGCGGTTTTTGGAATTATCAATAGATTAATGATGTTCATCTTTTTCCCAGTATTCGGCATTGTTCAAGGATTTTTACCCATTGCGGGTTACAACTATGGAGCTGAACTTTATGATCGAGTTAAAGATGTTTTAAATACTGCCAATAAATATGGAACAATTTTATGTGTCTTTATTTTTATCGCCGTGTATTTCTTAAATTATGAAATGACTGCGGTATTTACTAATGATGAAGAATTATTAAAACAGACACCTAATGCAATTTTAACAACATTGTTGGCTACTCCATTTATTGCATTTCAACTGGTTGGAGCTTCGTATTTCCAAGCTGTAGGAAAAGCAAAACCTGCGTTAATTTTAACTTTATTAAGACAATCTATATTTTTAATTCCCTTTATAATCGTTCTTCCAATGTTTTTTGGCTTGGATGGAATATGGTTTTCTTTCCCTATTTCTGACCTTCTAGCTACCGTCGTTACTTATGTTTACGTTAAAAAGGAAATTTCATTATTAAAAAATTAA
- a CDS encoding TetR/AcrR family transcriptional regulator, giving the protein MPKTETFDKDLVVQQVTEVFHTKSYTLTSMQDLVDATGLNRSSIYNTFGSKLDLYMMCLKDYQSKSMDHIQGIITSNSCHINTIERIFYSNAECKNGCLINNCVSEMANQEDSINTFLKNNDNGMIDLFKDIVEKGQKEGSINNEKNAYDYAIYLVTALKGFNLSTILMDNKKDTQSIVKTILSVLE; this is encoded by the coding sequence ATGCCAAAGACAGAAACATTTGATAAAGATTTAGTTGTTCAACAAGTCACAGAAGTATTTCATACGAAAAGTTATACGTTAACTTCTATGCAAGATCTTGTTGATGCAACTGGTTTGAACAGATCTAGTATTTACAACACTTTCGGTAGTAAATTAGATTTATACATGATGTGTTTAAAAGACTATCAATCAAAATCAATGGATCATATTCAAGGAATTATTACATCAAATAGCTGTCATATCAATACAATAGAACGTATCTTTTATTCTAATGCAGAATGCAAAAATGGATGTCTAATTAATAACTGTGTCTCTGAAATGGCCAATCAGGAAGATAGTATTAATACGTTTCTAAAAAATAATGATAATGGCATGATAGATCTTTTTAAAGACATTGTAGAAAAGGGTCAAAAAGAAGGATCAATCAACAATGAAAAAAATGCATATGACTATGCTATTTATTTAGTCACTGCTTTAAAAGGTTTTAATCTATCAACTATTTTAATGGACAATAAAAAAGATACTCAAAGCATTGTAAAAACAATCCTTTCGGTTCTTGAATAA
- a CDS encoding SDR family NAD(P)-dependent oxidoreductase, producing MSKLKNKVTVITGANSGIGLATAKLFLNEGAKVVLSGRRQEALDEVAKELDGDFLTVVADVSKPEDNKRLIEETVSKYGNIDVLFLNAGIAPLSAANEITDEHYTEVFDTNVKGPILAVKEALPNLNDNGSILFTNSIVHQKGFDGFSVYSASKGALRAYSRVLTSEVKDRGIRVNSIAPGPIETPIYGKMNLPGEVVEEMGKGFAQSVPLGRFGQSEEVAKTALFLASEDASYINGVELEVDGGLSQI from the coding sequence ATGAGTAAATTAAAAAACAAAGTAACAGTAATAACAGGTGCTAATAGTGGAATTGGTTTAGCAACCGCAAAATTATTCTTAAATGAAGGAGCTAAAGTTGTACTTTCAGGAAGAAGACAAGAAGCTTTAGATGAAGTAGCAAAGGAATTAGATGGTGATTTTCTTACCGTTGTAGCCGATGTTTCTAAACCTGAAGATAACAAACGTTTAATTGAAGAAACTGTCAGCAAATATGGAAATATTGATGTTTTATTCTTAAACGCAGGAATTGCGCCACTATCGGCTGCGAACGAAATAACGGATGAGCATTATACTGAAGTGTTCGATACTAATGTAAAAGGACCAATCTTAGCAGTTAAGGAAGCTTTACCTAATTTAAATGATAACGGTTCTATCTTATTTACAAATTCGATTGTTCATCAAAAAGGATTTGATGGATTTAGCGTATACTCTGCCAGTAAAGGAGCTTTAAGAGCGTATTCTAGAGTATTAACATCTGAAGTAAAAGATAGAGGAATTAGAGTAAACTCTATTGCTCCAGGTCCAATTGAAACTCCAATTTATGGTAAAATGAATTTACCAGGTGAAGTAGTTGAAGAAATGGGTAAAGGTTTTGCTCAAAGTGTACCACTTGGAAGATTTGGACAATCTGAAGAAGTAGCAAAAACGGCATTATTCTTAGCTTCGGAGGATGCTTCTTATATCAACGGAGTTGAATTAGAAGTTGATGGAGGATTAAGTCAAATTTAA
- a CDS encoding DUF2461 domain-containing protein, whose protein sequence is MQIEKSTFQFLKKLAKNNNRDWFAEHKPEFDSVQKDVKQFYKEIQENLESHDEIEKHKFFRIYRDVRFSKDKTPYKTHFAGSFSRSGAHLRGGYYLRLKPGESFLAGGFWEPNKEDLYRIRKEIEIDASEFRDILADKNFQKYFGDKFEGDELKTAPKGFDKTHPDIDLLRKKGYIAVRNFTDEEVLSKDFITEINNSYLALRPFFDLMSSVLTTNLNGESIL, encoded by the coding sequence ATGCAAATAGAAAAATCAACCTTTCAATTCTTAAAAAAATTAGCTAAGAATAATAATCGTGATTGGTTTGCTGAACATAAACCTGAATTTGATTCGGTTCAAAAAGATGTAAAACAATTTTATAAGGAGATACAAGAAAACCTTGAATCACATGACGAAATTGAAAAGCATAAGTTTTTTAGAATATATAGAGATGTGCGTTTTTCCAAAGATAAAACTCCATATAAGACTCATTTTGCTGGATCATTTTCTAGAAGTGGTGCACATTTGAGAGGAGGATATTATCTTCGATTAAAACCTGGAGAAAGTTTTTTAGCGGGTGGTTTTTGGGAGCCAAATAAAGAGGATTTATACCGAATTAGAAAAGAAATTGAAATAGATGCTTCTGAATTCAGAGATATATTAGCTGATAAAAATTTTCAAAAATATTTTGGTGATAAATTCGAAGGAGATGAATTAAAAACTGCTCCTAAAGGATTTGATAAAACTCATCCAGATATAGATTTACTGCGTAAAAAAGGATATATAGCGGTTCGCAATTTTACAGACGAAGAAGTATTGTCAAAAGATTTTATAACAGAAATCAACAATTCATATTTGGCGTTAAGACCATTTTTTGATTTAATGAGTTCTGTTTTAACTACAAATCTAAATGGAGAATCAATACTTTAG
- the ychF gene encoding redox-regulated ATPase YchF, producing the protein MKAGIVGLPNVGKSTLFNCLSNAKAQSANFPFCTIEPNLGVVNVPDPRLEKLEELVNPEKVIPATVEIVDIAGLVRGASKGEGLGNQFLANIRETDAILHVLRCFDNDNIVHVDGSVDPIRDKETIDIELQLKDLEAVEKRLEKVKRAAKTGNKEAQAELALLEKIQTVLLEGKSVRTIEFTEKEEELVKSMQFITAKPVMYVCNVDESSAKDGNSYVDQVKEAVKDEDAEIIVLAVATEADIAELEDYEERQMFLTDIGLEEPGVSRLIRSAYKLLDLQTYFTAGEKEVRAWTIPVGATAPQAAGVIHTDFEKGFIRAETISYIDYETYGSETKVKEAGKVRVEGKEYVVADGDVMHFRFNV; encoded by the coding sequence ATGAAAGCTGGAATTGTAGGATTACCAAATGTTGGAAAATCAACTTTATTCAATTGTTTATCGAATGCTAAGGCGCAGAGTGCAAACTTTCCGTTTTGTACTATTGAACCAAATTTAGGAGTTGTAAATGTACCAGACCCAAGATTAGAGAAATTAGAGGAATTGGTAAATCCAGAAAAAGTGATTCCTGCAACTGTAGAAATTGTGGATATTGCTGGTTTAGTAAGAGGAGCAAGTAAAGGTGAAGGATTAGGAAATCAGTTTTTAGCTAACATTAGAGAAACGGATGCAATTTTACATGTGTTACGTTGTTTTGATAATGACAATATCGTTCACGTTGACGGTTCTGTAGATCCAATTAGAGACAAAGAAACAATTGATATTGAATTACAGTTAAAAGATTTAGAAGCTGTTGAAAAGCGATTAGAAAAAGTAAAGAGAGCTGCTAAAACTGGAAACAAAGAAGCTCAAGCTGAATTAGCACTTTTAGAAAAAATTCAAACAGTTTTATTAGAAGGAAAATCTGTTAGAACAATTGAATTTACTGAAAAAGAAGAAGAGCTTGTAAAGTCTATGCAATTCATCACAGCAAAACCTGTAATGTACGTTTGTAATGTAGATGAGTCTTCAGCGAAAGATGGAAATTCATATGTTGATCAAGTAAAAGAAGCTGTAAAAGACGAAGATGCTGAAATTATTGTTTTAGCTGTAGCAACAGAAGCAGACATTGCAGAATTAGAAGATTATGAAGAGCGTCAAATGTTCTTAACAGATATTGGATTAGAGGAGCCAGGTGTTTCTCGTTTAATCCGTTCAGCATATAAGTTATTAGATCTTCAAACATATTTTACCGCAGGAGAGAAAGAAGTTAGAGCTTGGACAATTCCGGTAGGAGCAACTGCACCTCAGGCTGCGGGAGTTATTCATACAGATTTTGAAAAAGGCTTTATTAGAGCTGAAACTATCAGTTATATCGACTATGAGACTTACGGTAGTGAAACGAAAGTAAAAGAAGCAGGTAAAGTTAGAGTGGAAGGAAAGGAATATGTAGTTGCTGATGGAGATGTAATGCACTTTAGATTTAACGTTTAA
- a CDS encoding sigma-70 family RNA polymerase sigma factor produces MSKLSDEILWKSIKDGDLNSFSILFKRFYPSLHSYGLKISRDEVLTEDALQDFFVYIYEHKENLSDLQSIAPYLFASFRRFIIKRINKTQKYTFVRHIDKNIVDISFTPEEFITKQESLTFRNKNLAKLINQLPKRQKEVIYLKFNCNFKANEIAETMGINYQSVINTLHKAIKSLRDEDDIVKLLNS; encoded by the coding sequence ATGAGTAAATTATCGGATGAAATTTTATGGAAATCAATAAAAGATGGAGACTTGAATTCGTTCTCTATTCTTTTTAAAAGGTTTTATCCATCGCTACATAGTTATGGATTAAAAATTTCTCGTGACGAAGTTTTAACGGAAGACGCACTTCAAGATTTCTTCGTTTACATTTATGAGCACAAAGAAAACCTCAGTGATTTACAAAGCATAGCTCCTTACCTATTTGCCTCCTTTAGAAGATTTATAATAAAAAGAATCAATAAAACTCAAAAATATACCTTTGTTCGACATATTGATAAAAATATTGTAGACATTAGTTTTACCCCGGAAGAGTTTATAACAAAACAAGAGTCACTAACTTTTAGGAATAAAAACCTCGCTAAACTCATTAACCAACTACCAAAAAGACAAAAAGAAGTCATCTATTTAAAGTTCAATTGTAATTTTAAAGCTAATGAAATTGCAGAGACAATGGGAATTAATTATCAGAGTGTAATTAATACCCTTCATAAAGCAATAAAAAGCTTAAGAGATGAAGATGATATCGTTAAATTATTAAATTCATAA
- a CDS encoding FecR family protein, which translates to MRKKKYNTIQDLLEDQSFNDWALNPESSDAVDWELWLKEAPTNEVLAAEAKDIIIGINFKKEIVSEDKVNTEWDKLADKIQNLEDKKSSQQEKDRKRLVNVKYLSIAATLLLLVSLSVFTYSLFSTVTHKTTYGEMLNVVLEDGSVVTLNSNSSISYTNFNPRSIELSGEAFFKVKKDLVSKAKFRVKTKDLTVEVFGTQFNVKTLQNKTNVFLEEGSIMLNLNNGNEQKMIPGNYIEYSSSESKILVNKNNTLGDQHVSWKSGNLIFENTNLEEALIKIAENYGVEFKHHSTETKEILITGKVPTTNLEICLNAIKKSTNIKIQKENGILVVYKN; encoded by the coding sequence ATGAGAAAAAAGAAATACAACACAATTCAAGATTTATTGGAAGATCAATCTTTTAATGATTGGGCTTTGAATCCTGAGAGTTCTGACGCGGTTGATTGGGAATTGTGGCTTAAAGAAGCACCTACAAATGAAGTTTTAGCTGCTGAAGCTAAGGATATTATTATTGGAATTAATTTCAAAAAAGAAATTGTTTCTGAGGATAAAGTAAATACTGAATGGGATAAATTAGCAGATAAAATCCAGAATTTAGAAGATAAAAAAAGTAGCCAGCAGGAAAAGGATAGAAAAAGATTGGTGAATGTGAAATATCTTTCTATCGCCGCTACCCTTTTATTATTAGTTTCTTTAAGTGTGTTTACCTATTCGTTATTTTCAACAGTTACGCATAAAACGACTTATGGAGAAATGTTGAATGTTGTTTTGGAAGATGGTTCTGTTGTTACCCTTAATTCAAACTCTTCAATAAGTTACACAAACTTCAATCCAAGATCAATTGAATTATCAGGAGAAGCATTCTTTAAGGTGAAAAAAGATTTAGTTTCAAAAGCTAAATTTAGAGTTAAAACTAAAGATTTAACTGTTGAAGTATTCGGAACTCAATTCAATGTAAAAACATTGCAAAATAAAACAAATGTCTTTTTAGAAGAAGGAAGTATCATGCTTAATTTAAATAATGGTAATGAACAAAAAATGATTCCTGGAAATTATATTGAATATTCTTCATCTGAGAGTAAAATTCTTGTTAATAAGAATAATACATTGGGTGATCAACATGTTTCTTGGAAAAGTGGGAACTTAATTTTTGAAAATACAAACTTAGAAGAAGCATTAATAAAAATTGCAGAAAATTATGGCGTTGAGTTTAAACATCATTCTACTGAAACTAAGGAGATTTTAATTACAGGAAAGGTACCAACAACCAATTTAGAGATTTGTTTAAACGCAATAAAAAAATCGACAAACATTAAAATTCAAAAAGAAAATGGTATACTAGTAGTTTATAAAAATTAA